DNA from Rosa rugosa chromosome 6, drRosRugo1.1, whole genome shotgun sequence:
CTTCGCCTAAAATTATCAACCACAAGTCATGAAACAAATGATTAACTCCTAGAAAAAGCAGCAACGCATTATCAAATTACGAGAGGTGCGACTGTCAGCTACCACTCTACTTAGCCCACCCTTATCAGTGGTTTGAATCAAGTCTAAAGtggtttttttatttctctcatCTTTTCTGTGAGGGTAGGAAAAACATGAGGGTGGAAAACATTCTTTATTTAAAATAACATCTGCATTTACCTGGTATACTTGCTGAAAAATGGATCTCTCATGAGGTAAAGTGCCCATAACAGTTTTCGTCTTTTAACCTGAATCCAAGCCATAATACAAAGAGCTACTCAGCACCAACTTCAATGGGAATAAGACAACAGATTATGACACTTAGCAGAAGGTTGATCTCATAGTCTACAAAGAAATTGGGAAAATCTAACCTCATTCTTTTCAGGGACAGAAAGATGAAACTGCTGCTCTTTTGTACCACCTGTGGACGAAGTAATTCGAGATAGAATGCCCATTCCAGTGAAGTCCACAGCCAGCGAAAGAAACCAAGGAATCCAGGAGCGAGCTCCATATTTCCgaataaataaaacataaataagtGGTCTTGTTATAAATAGCACTTCCCCAGCCACATACAAAGCCCCATGGAGACCCTTTTCGGACAATATGGAGGATAGAGTCGACCTCTCAACCATTGGAGCTGTGAGAAAATAAAATCTTGTAttaatagaaaattagaaactaatataaattgtaattacaCTTATCCCAGTGTATATATGAGTAGTTACTTGGAGGCTCCATAATGGCATGCTGGTGTTGAACCCGACGCAACCATACTGGATCTGAAACAGTCCTAGCCTTTTCTCCAAACCTATTCAATGCAGATAGTGCTCTTCCTTCTAAATTCCATGGATCCTGTGCATGATTATTTCTCAAGTGACCATTCCCATGCTGCTCGCCAGGCTTCATAAAACCACCACTTCTACGCTGAGGAGTTGAGGCATCCAAATTTTTTTCATCATTTGGTGTCTCTCCTCCATGGAGAAGCATCTTATATCCACTGTTCCGGAACAAAGCTAACCTAACTAGCACCCTGATAAACAATGAAATTCCCTAATGAGGCAACAAAGAAGCTTGCATGCAATAGTTGCTTGATATATTAAGTGAGATATGCTAAGTAACAATAGTCCTTACTTGCTAGCCTCCATAATAGAAATGTAATTCCATTTTTTCTCGTCACCAAAGTACTGTTGGGCCACAACTTCAACCAACGTTTCCAAGTCCTTTAGTGCAGATATACACAATGGATAAGGAAAAGAATTATGCTCAGCATGGCCAACATGTAATCGAGGAGGAGCTGTGTCGATTATATGTTCATTGACAGCAGTTATAATTCCCAAGATACTAGTTACTGTGAAACAtcatataaaaataatattacCAACTTTGCAGTTTTGTGATATGTGTATGCACACACATATGCTAGAAATAGAAACTCAGAGGAGAAAATCATGATATACAACTCAACAGACAAGACGAA
Protein-coding regions in this window:
- the LOC133715225 gene encoding peroxisome biogenesis protein 16 isoform X2; this translates as MEAYKKWVRENKDYVHSLESLANGFTWLLPERFSESEIAPEAVTSILGIITAVNEHIIDTAPPRLHVGHAEHNSFPYPLCISALKDLETLVEVVAQQYFGDEKKWNYISIMEASKVLVRLALFRNSGYKMLLHGGETPNDEKNLDASTPQRRSGGFMKPGEQHGNGHLRNNHAQDPWNLEGRALSALNRFGEKARTVSDPVWLRRVQHQHAIMEPPTPMVERSTLSSILSEKGLHGALYVAGEVLFITRPLIYVLFIRKYGARSWIPWFLSLAVDFTGMGILSRITSSTGGTKEQQFHLSVPEKNEVKRRKLLWALYLMRDPFFSKYTRRRLEGTENMLEHIPVVGFLAAKLVELISGAQTRYTYMSGS
- the LOC133715225 gene encoding peroxisome biogenesis protein 16 isoform X1; protein product: MGQGEQGLCSLLGVSRQLTSILGIITAVNEHIIDTAPPRLHVGHAEHNSFPYPLCISALKDLETLVEVVAQQYFGDEKKWNYISIMEASKVLVRLALFRNSGYKMLLHGGETPNDEKNLDASTPQRRSGGFMKPGEQHGNGHLRNNHAQDPWNLEGRALSALNRFGEKARTVSDPVWLRRVQHQHAIMEPPTPMVERSTLSSILSEKGLHGALYVAGEVLFITRPLIYVLFIRKYGARSWIPWFLSLAVDFTGMGILSRITSSTGGTKEQQFHLSVPEKNEVKRRKLLWALYLMRDPFFSKYTRRRLEGTENMLEHIPVVGFLAAKLVELISGAQTRYTYMSGS